A region of Theileria annulata chromosome 2, complete sequence, *** SEQUENCING IN PROGRESS *** DNA encodes the following proteins:
- a CDS encoding uncharacterized protein (chr2.C.cand.173 - hypothetical protein, transmembrane;~membrane protein, putative;~Apicoplast targetting peptide predicted by the PlasmoAP tool;~4 probable transmembrane helices predicted for TA14210 by TMHMM2.0 at aa 82-101, 121-140, 147-169 and 193-215;~Signal peptide predicted for TA14210 by SignalP 2.0 HMM (Signal peptide probability 0.861, signal anchor probability 0.000) with cleavage site probability 0.529 between residues 17 and 18), whose amino-acid sequence MKCLVILILNVFINCLNQNLRNPNPTQYSSNANNTILKVSNKTGLISETGKLINNTKKLLEQSLLSLYDFEYENELLWTQNNIIGVSIIIILNTLIFIIIIKQTSSLFSKGLGRKYMNGGGWWLMLSALLGMLFGCLVGVIMRYSMLILGFSFMLLSVSALLLGRMGMVVGGVAGLEIGSIFGTINSGSISRIIFEALLCCFAGVAIGFVPMFPNIKINARYIQRSLKLV is encoded by the exons atgaaatgtctagtaattttaatattaaacgtttttattaattgCCTTAATCAAAATCTTAGAAATCCCAATCCCACTCAATACTCATCCAACGCCAACAATACAATTCTAAAAGTATCCAATAAAACTGGATTAATTAGCGAGACGGggaaattaataaataatacgAAAAAGCTACTGGAGCAAagtttattatcattatatGATTTTGAATATGAAAATGAACTACTTTGGACACAAAACAATATTATCGGAGTCTCAATCATTATCATTCTCAACACTTTgattttcataattatcATCAAGCAAACCTCCTCACTATTCTCCAAA gGGTTGGGTAGGAAATATATGAATGGAGGAGGTTGGTGGTTAATGCTGAGTGCATTGCTTGGAATGTTGTTTGGTTGTTTAGTGGGTGTAATAATGCGTTATTCTATGTTAATTTTGGGGTTCAGCTTCATGTTACTATCAGTTTCAGCTTTACTTTTGGGCAGAATGGGAATGGTCGTAGGTGGTGTTGCTGGACTGGAAATTGGCTCAATTTTTGGGACAATTAACTCAGGCTCAATCAGCAGAATCATATTCGAGGCACTACTATGCTGTTTCGCAGGAGTTGCGATAGGATTTGTGCCAATGTTTCCaaatatcaaaatcaaTGCCAGATATATCCAACGCTCGCTCAAGTTAGTTTAA
- a CDS encoding uncharacterized protein (all_bases.cand.1385 - signal sequence;~secreted protein, putative;~Signal peptide predicted for TA14205 by SignalP 2.0 HMM (Signal peptide probability 0.999, signal anchor probability 0.000) with cleavage site probability 0.939 between residues 19 and 20) translates to MKLMQLILLLLCIIKTSNGVNNGFLNPKLTTYQPPFEPIILDLRLESSTKVFEHLDRDNSEEYIAKDGYIFDVIVVTSPFGPVLQHIYKARDISNCAIKVIKYTFCHDITSVSLFLVNGDFKKLVKQNYEWVEVNDLKIDISNNRNIDTSMYVIQHSGSFNEVVKDDKKTRVFRRFHDYKPTTIVLINKVVETRPVSGEETVIWKTDNTLYTAYQVSICTYQNLRYLAILHKNYDYTLFSRENTAKTWDDITLSRLNMRELRFYFEDEKDLSFVQQLSKSYVVYLNQFRYVIDFNFDQKLLDKYTFRLASNLQYNILEDTISVQYVNGLKVTLNPGVRNIKLYYNKISNISKQKISTMMTRRHFIYKLPEYFEFVNNINKTGMKKNNESDNESDMETETSSETEDKYDGPPHDIHSCNEADINPETSCGTETKYDTPAPDIPSNTESDIKSEDQSENKPDQQTDGKPEENSGNKVNNDDKEVENTGNDNNPSDSADSNTIVGDDKSEEKKSTDGTNSSSEEEGEDLEVSDTKTFEESDSLSSDSEMYSRYNESDDEHSKLIELDINVRKAKISHKYIRSDKYFEFSCISGYEFVKIYESSLGPQDKKEIWSTHDQNESVIKVLLLEGNHTKYLMGLRYNYAFFLYKWKIEGMTWVEITDKKVSLNNLRMIDVNGAEIRNPNIIASFHEFQLEVIPRITCHKIYYKSQKMWEDTEKKVLPKIDIIIIKILEDKVNIFFKNGQVKRFELYSDRMLLISQGLSTYESH, encoded by the exons atgaaGTTGATGCAACtgatattattactattatgT ataattaaaACTTCAAACGGAGTGAATAATGGATTTCTTAACCCGAAACTGACAACTTACCAGCCACCCTTTGAACCAATAATTCTTGACCTCAGACTTGAAAGTTCGACCAAAGTATTCGAACATCTCGATAGAGATAACTCTGAGGAGTACATAGCAAAGGATGGATATATCTTCGACGTGATTGTCGTGACATCTCCTTTTGGGCCAGTTCTCCAGCATATATACAAAGCCAGGGATATAAGTAATTGTGCTATAAAGGTGATAAAATACACCTTTTGCCATGATATCACCTCAGTTTCACTATTCCTGGTGAATGGAGACTTTAAAAAGTTAGTTAAGCAGAACTACGAGTGGGTGGAAGTGAATGACTTAAAAATAGACATTAGCAATAACAGGAATATTGACACTTCAATGTACGTTATTCAACATTCTGGTAGTTTCAATGAAGTGGTAAAAGATGATAAGAAGACGAGAGTGTTCAGAAGATTTCATGACTACAAACCAACCACAATCGTCCTCATTAACAAAGTGGTTGAAACGAGACCTGTTTCCGGTGAAGAAACTGTGATTTGGAAAACTGACAACACCTTATATACGGCGTATCAAGTCTCAATTTGCACTTATCAGAACCTGAGATACTTGGCCATTTTGCATAAAAATTACGATTACACACTGTTTTCAAGGGAAAATACTGCCAAAACGTGGGATGATATCACATTGTCAAGGTTAAATATGAGGGAATTAAGGTTCTATTTTGAAGATGAAAAGGATTTAAGCTTTGTTCAACAACTTTCCAAAAGTTACGTCGTATACTTGAACCAATTCAGATATGTGATTGATTTTAACTTTGATCAAAAGCTTTTGGACAAATACACGTTTAGATTAGCCAGTAATTTACAGTATAACATTCTGGAAGATACTATTAGTGTTCAGTACGTCAACGGCCTCAAAGTTACCCTAAACCCAGGCGTTAGAAACATTAAACTCTATTATAacaaaatttcaaatattagTAAACAAAAAATCTCTACCATGATGACCAGAAGgcattttatatacaagTTACCTGAGTATTTTGAATTTGTCAACAATATCAACAAGACAGGCATGaagaaaaataatgaatcaGACAATGAATCTGATATGGAAACTGAGACTTCAAGTGAAACTGAGGATAAATACGATGGGCCACCTCATGATATACATTCTTGTAATGAAGCTGATATAAACCCCGAAACTTCATGTGGAACTGAAACAAAATACGATACTCCAGCTCCTGATATTCCTTCTAATACCGAAAGTGATATTAAATCTGAAGATCAAAGTGAAAATAAGCCAGATCAACAAACTGATGGTAAACCAGAAGAAAACAGTGGtaataaagttaataaTGATGATAAAGAAGTTGAAAATACTGGTAACGACAATAATCCCTCTGACTCAGCTGACAGTAATACCATAGTTGGTGACGATAAATCAGAAGAAAAGAAGTCGACGGATGGTACAAATTCAAGCTCAGAAGAAGAAGGAGAGGACTTAGAAGTTAGTGATACGAAAACATTTGAGGAATCTGACAGTTTATCCAGTGATTCAGAAATGTATTCTAGATATAATGAATCAGATGATGAACACAGCAAGTTAATAGAGCTGGATATTAATGTGAGAAAAGCAAAAATAAGCCATAAGTATATAAGAAGTGATAAGTATTTCGAATTCTCATGTATTTCGGGATACGAATTTGTCAAAATCTATGAATCGAGTCTCGGACCCCAAGataaaaaagaaatttGGTCAACACATGATCAAAACGAGTCTGTTATAAAGGTGTTGTTATTGGAGGGGAATCATACGAAATATCTCATGGGACTGAGATATAATTACGCGTTTTTCTTGTACAAATGGAAGATTGAGGGTATGACATGGGTTGAAATAACTGACAAAAAGGTTAGTTTGAACAACTTGAGGATGATTGACGTGAACGGAGCTGAGATTAGGAACCCAAACATCATAGCCAGCTTTCACGAATTCCAGCTAGAAGTTATTCCCAGAATAACTTGCCACAAAATTTACTATAAGAGCCAGAAAATGTGGGAAGACACTGAGAAAAAAGTACTGCCAAAGATAGATATCATTATCATCAAAATCCTCGAAGACAAAGTTAACATATTCTTCAAGAACGGACAAGTCAAGAGATTCGAACTTTACAGTGATAGAATGTTATTGATCTCTCAAGGTCTATCAACATACGAATCTCActaa